GGTGGTGAAGCACAACGTGTCAAGCTCGCCAGTGAATTACAGAAACGTCCAACGGGTAAGACTATCTATATCTTAGATGAACCTACAACAGGGCTACATACAGATGACGTCAATCGCTTAATCGCTGTACTAGAAAGAATTGTGGACAACGGGGATACAGTTATCATCATTGAACATAATCTAGATGTGATTAAGTGTGCTGACTGGATTATTGACTTAGGCCCTGAAGGTGGCGATGGTGGTGGAACAATCGTTGCGCAAGGAACGCCCGAAGATATTATCAAAGTGAAAGAAAGCTGGACAGGTCAGTATTTAAAGAAAACAATTGAATGGACAAAAGAACATCAAAAGTAAATGGATGCTGAGGCATCCATTTCATGTACAATTAGAACTCTGCGTATATCATCGCAACGATATCATATCCAGGACCATAGGCACTAAATATGAGAGTTGTGAAGATACAGGTATAGATGATAGACCAACGTATCCATGTTGGTTTTTGCTCGATTGCATTACGGATCGAACCGTGGAATTCCTTATAGATATCCACAAGGAATATGGTTAGGGCTCCAACAATCACAATGATCCAATCAATCATGTCCAAACGTAAGAATGGTAATGTGCCATTAAATGTGGATAGATTGAAGTTTGTAAAGATACTGCTAAACATCGTCCACCCAACTGCTAAAGTCTGGGCTCTGAAGAATAGCTCGCCAATGATAACAATGATAAATAACTTTATAAATCTAAAGAGGCGTAAGCCAATATGATTATCATCTATCTGATATTTCTTTAAGAAAGTATCGATGGGTTTTTTCAATATAATTTCTAGAACCATGAAACAGAAGTAATAAAGACCATAGAAGATATAAGACCAATAAGGACCGTGCCATAAACCATTTAAGAACCATACTGCAAATAGCGCAATGAATGGTCCGATGAACTTACCTGCTGCCTTGCTAAAATGTTTTGTAAAGAACTTTGATAGACGGCGAATTGGTTTGGCAAGTGAAATCGGATAGAAGACATAGTCACGTAGGAAAGTACCCAGTGTGATATGCCAACGACGCCAGAAGTCAGAAGCGTTCTCAGCGAAGAATGGTTGTCTAAAGTTTTCTGGTAATTTAATTCCAAAGATTTCTGCACTACCTAAGCAGATATCTACGATACCTGAGAAATCCATATACAACTGGATTGTACATAGTACAGCACCGATAAGACTAAACAATCCATCTTGTGTGTAGGATGTAAAGATTTTACTGACTGCAGGATCTAGTCTATCTGCGATAATCATCTTCTTCATCAAACCGAATAGAATTCGTTGACTACCAAACTTCAGATTTTGATATGTAATTGGATTACCTGCATGAATACTATCTTTGATTTCATTGAAACGTGTAATTGGGCCTTGAATCAAGGTAGGGAAGAAATTTGCGTATACTGCAAAATCCACAATACTATGATCAGAGTGAATCTTTCCACTTGATGTATCTATCAAATAGGAAATCATTTGTAAGGTATAATAGCTAATTCCAATTGGGGCGATTAAGCGTACAGGTGTAAATGGTTGATGGAAGATAGCGAAGATATTTTCGCCAAAGAAATTTGTATACTTTAATACAACCAATACACCAAGGTTAATTACTATCGCTATGAAAAGAGATATCTTTTTGGTTTTCTTATTTGCTGTATGATCAATGACTTTCGCAGATACATACGTTATTAACATGGTAATCACTTGATATACAAGGAAGAACTTTGACCATATAAAGAAGAAAGCATAGTTTGCGAGTAATAGTACAAACTTTCTGAACTTCTGTGGACAAAGCTGATATAACATAATTATCAT
This genomic window from Solobacterium moorei contains:
- a CDS encoding MBOAT family O-acyltransferase, with amino-acid sequence MNKLMYSAPLYFVAFLPMIIMLYQLCPQKFRKFVLLLANYAFFFIWSKFFLVYQVITMLITYVSAKVIDHTANKKTKKISLFIAIVINLGVLVVLKYTNFFGENIFAIFHQPFTPVRLIAPIGISYYTLQMISYLIDTSSGKIHSDHSIVDFAVYANFFPTLIQGPITRFNEIKDSIHAGNPITYQNLKFGSQRILFGLMKKMIIADRLDPAVSKIFTSYTQDGLFSLIGAVLCTIQLYMDFSGIVDICLGSAEIFGIKLPENFRQPFFAENASDFWRRWHITLGTFLRDYVFYPISLAKPIRRLSKFFTKHFSKAAGKFIGPFIALFAVWFLNGLWHGPYWSYIFYGLYYFCFMVLEIILKKPIDTFLKKYQIDDNHIGLRLFRFIKLFIIVIIGELFFRAQTLAVGWTMFSSIFTNFNLSTFNGTLPFLRLDMIDWIIVIVGALTIFLVDIYKEFHGSIRNAIEQKPTWIRWSIIYTCIFTTLIFSAYGPGYDIVAMIYAEF